One Fusobacterium nucleatum genomic window carries:
- a CDS encoding peptide-binding protein, which produces MKILKLLSIFVLTCLLFACGENKIDDTEKVEQVFYTVMPKQEYKLNPQSYSGNERALLTQLFEGLTELKTEGVRFVSVVDIEHSNDYKEWTFTLRDDLKWSDGEKITANTYLDSWFDSLENSKSDEIYRLFVIKGAEDYYNKKSDRVSVGLKVQDNKLIVSLNNPIKNFDEWVSNPIFYPIRKENRDLNLDKKIVNGAFKVSSFTDDEIILERNENYWDNINTKLKEIKISLVEDGIMAYEMFPRNEIDYFGEPFYSMPFDRLNQVNTLPEKLVFPTTRYWYISIPNKNKEKFFDKTEIRKLMYAVSDPEFMGKVILENNSPAIFPHPHPSSDVLNKAKEDFEKIKENSNFNFSETPYVAYFENNNLLEKKLLLSTVKEWIGQFKIPIRVTSNSDSGITFRIEKYLVGTNNMNDLYHYINYKYSSNIRSDEEFLNNLPVIPLLQEYDTVLSHSNVRGINVSPSGDIYLKYINMQ; this is translated from the coding sequence ATGAAAATTTTAAAATTATTATCAATTTTTGTATTAACTTGTCTATTATTTGCTTGTGGAGAGAATAAAATAGATGATACTGAAAAAGTAGAGCAAGTTTTTTATACTGTTATGCCCAAGCAAGAATATAAATTAAATCCTCAATCTTATTCTGGAAATGAGAGAGCATTATTAACTCAACTTTTTGAAGGATTAACTGAACTTAAAACAGAGGGAGTTAGATTTGTAAGTGTAGTAGATATAGAACATTCCAATGATTATAAAGAATGGACTTTTACTTTAAGAGATGATTTAAAATGGTCTGATGGAGAAAAAATAACTGCTAATACTTATTTAGATAGTTGGTTTGATAGCTTAGAAAATTCAAAATCTGATGAAATTTACAGACTATTTGTAATAAAAGGTGCTGAAGATTATTATAATAAAAAGTCTGATAGAGTTTCTGTTGGACTTAAAGTTCAAGATAATAAACTTATAGTTAGTTTAAATAATCCTATTAAAAATTTTGATGAATGGGTAAGTAATCCAATTTTTTATCCAATTAGAAAAGAGAATAGAGATCTAAATCTTGATAAAAAAATTGTTAATGGAGCTTTTAAAGTTTCTAGTTTTACAGATGATGAAATTATTTTAGAGAGAAATGAGAACTATTGGGATAATATTAATACCAAGTTAAAAGAAATTAAAATTTCACTTGTAGAAGATGGAATAATGGCTTATGAAATGTTTCCTCGTAATGAGATAGACTATTTTGGTGAACCTTTTTATTCTATGCCTTTTGATAGATTAAATCAAGTGAATACTTTACCTGAAAAATTAGTATTTCCAACAACTAGATATTGGTATATCTCTATTCCAAATAAAAATAAAGAAAAGTTTTTTGATAAGACTGAAATTAGGAAACTTATGTATGCTGTGAGTGACCCAGAATTTATGGGAAAGGTTATTTTAGAAAATAATTCTCCTGCTATTTTTCCACATCCTCACCCTAGCTCTGATGTGTTAAATAAAGCTAAGGAAGATTTTGAAAAAATAAAAGAAAACTCTAATTTTAATTTTTCAGAAACTCCTTATGTTGCTTATTTTGAAAATAATAATTTATTGGAGAAGAAATTACTTTTATCAACTGTAAAAGAATGGATAGGGCAATTTAAAATTCCTATAAGAGTCACTTCAAATTCTGATTCAGGAATAACTTTTAGAATAGAAAAATATTTAGTGGGAACAAACAATATGAATGATTTGTACCATTATATTAATTATAAATATAGTAGTAATATAAGGTCTGATGAAGAATTCTTAAATAATTTACCTGTTATACCACTTTTACAAGAATATGATACTGTCTTATCTCATTCAAATGTAAGAGGAATTAATGTAAGCCCTAGTGGAGATATTTATTTAAAATATATAAATATGCAGTAA
- a CDS encoding MotA/TolQ/ExbB proton channel family protein: protein MLHYLEVGGPILWVLVIISIGAFAVVLERIVFFARNEKNVGSNFKDEILSLVASKKLDEAIALCDTKKSCVASAVKKFLQKAPKGIDVQDYEFILKEITIKETSPYESRLNLLASVISISPMLGLLGTVTGMIRAFTNISKYGAGDAAIVADGIAEALLTTAAGLMIAIPVIVVYNYLNRRLEKMENEIDDVVTNIINIFRR, encoded by the coding sequence ATGTTACATTATTTAGAAGTTGGAGGACCTATCCTATGGGTGCTTGTTATCATTTCCATAGGAGCTTTTGCTGTTGTATTAGAAAGAATTGTATTTTTTGCAAGGAATGAAAAGAATGTTGGAAGTAATTTTAAAGATGAAATACTTTCGTTAGTAGCTAGTAAAAAACTAGATGAGGCTATTGCTTTATGTGATACTAAGAAAAGTTGTGTTGCATCTGCTGTGAAAAAATTTTTACAAAAAGCTCCAAAAGGAATAGATGTACAAGATTACGAATTTATTTTAAAAGAAATTACTATTAAAGAAACATCTCCTTATGAAAGTAGATTAAATCTTTTAGCAAGTGTTATAAGCATTTCTCCAATGCTTGGACTATTAGGGACAGTTACAGGTATGATTAGAGCATTTACTAATATTTCAAAGTATGGTGCTGGAGATGCTGCTATTGTTGCAGATGGTATTGCTGAAGCCTTATTGACAACAGCAGCTGGACTTATGATAGCAATCCCAGTTATAGTTGTTTATAACTATTTAAATAGAAGATTAGAAAAAATGGAAAATGAAATAGATGATGTGGTAACAAATATAATTAATATATTTAGGAGATAA
- a CDS encoding biopolymer transporter ExbD, which translates to MSKYKKKRESAKLDLTPLIDVVFLLIIFFMVTTTFNNFGSVQIDLPSSTIQQTDKNKSIEIIIDKDGNYHISEDGKITQVQFSDLDAYLKSAKEATVSADKNLKYQTIMDVITKIKENGVDNLGLTFYE; encoded by the coding sequence ATGAGCAAATATAAGAAGAAAAGAGAGTCAGCTAAATTAGATTTAACACCACTTATAGATGTTGTTTTTCTTTTAATTATATTTTTTATGGTAACTACAACATTTAATAACTTTGGTTCAGTTCAAATTGATTTACCTAGCTCTACTATTCAACAAACAGATAAAAATAAAAGTATAGAAATTATAATTGATAAAGATGGAAATTATCATATTTCTGAAGATGGAAAGATTACCCAAGTACAATTTTCAGATTTAGATGCTTATCTAAAATCTGCAAAAGAAGCCACTGTTTCTGCTGATAAAAATTTAAAATATCAAACTATTATGGATGTTATAACTAAAATAAAAGAAAATGGTGTGGATAATTTGGGCTTAACTTTCTATGAATAG
- a CDS encoding energy transducer TonB codes for MKKYILISLVLHLVILFGFGIIQTTQMVKDEPKNQVVPIAFVAKQTSDNPGGKVLDTQEREKQSPEPPKPKVEKKPEEKKPEEKKVEKKPEKKEIESNIPSKDAKPVEKQPEPATSENTQSTETASKGESTSSDNSSSSGGSTNGTGSGSEGFGSNFISDGDGSYIALSSKGINYQIINEVEPDYPSQAESIGYSNQVKVTVKFLVGLKGNVEKAEITQSHKDLGFDAEVMKAIKKWRFKPIYHNGKNIKVYFVKTFVFDPQ; via the coding sequence ATGAAAAAATATATTTTAATATCTCTTGTACTTCACTTAGTAATATTATTTGGCTTTGGGATTATTCAAACAACTCAAATGGTAAAAGACGAACCTAAAAATCAAGTTGTTCCTATAGCCTTTGTAGCTAAACAAACTTCTGATAATCCAGGTGGGAAAGTTTTAGACACACAGGAAAGAGAAAAACAAAGCCCTGAACCACCAAAACCAAAAGTTGAAAAAAAACCAGAAGAAAAAAAGCCAGAGGAAAAGAAAGTAGAAAAGAAACCTGAAAAGAAAGAGATAGAAAGTAATATTCCAAGTAAAGATGCTAAACCAGTTGAAAAACAACCAGAACCAGCTACTTCTGAAAATACTCAATCTACTGAAACTGCTAGTAAAGGAGAAAGTACTTCAAGTGATAATTCTTCTAGTAGTGGAGGAAGTACAAATGGGACAGGAAGTGGAAGTGAAGGCTTTGGTTCAAACTTTATTTCTGATGGAGATGGAAGCTATATAGCACTTTCATCAAAAGGAATAAATTATCAAATAATAAATGAAGTAGAACCTGATTATCCTTCACAGGCTGAATCAATAGGTTATTCAAATCAAGTAAAGGTAACGGTTAAATTTTTAGTTGGCTTAAAAGGAAATGTTGAAAAAGCTGAAATAACCCAATCTCATAAGGATTTGGGCTTTGATGCTGAGGTTATGAAGGCTATTAAAAAGTGGAGATTTAAACCTATATATCATAATGGAAAAAATATAAAAGTTTATTTTGTTAAAACCTTTGTATTTGATCCTCAATAA
- a CDS encoding phosphatidate cytidylyltransferase: MLLLMLVVDILALIILFFIRNKISDKRFTNIKQRIFTWFIIIILFYLGSRNRIYMLVLFGLISILSFKEFLQFAYIKYDNELIISSFIVNLAFYIGIYLKNFYILLILFILICLRYYKRVFIIFAFFITTYLIGSISYIDDLNFIINYLILIELNDVFQYISGNLLGERKITPNISPNKTVEGLIGGIILTTLTAALLKYFANIDFQVKFIPYICLIGFLGDIFISVLKRRVNLKDSGNLLLGHGGILDRVDSLIFTAPLILLIFKL, translated from the coding sequence ATGTTACTTCTTATGTTAGTTGTAGATATTCTAGCTTTAATTATTTTATTTTTTATAAGAAATAAGATTTCAGATAAAAGATTTACTAATATAAAACAAAGGATATTTACTTGGTTTATTATAATTATATTATTCTATTTAGGAAGTAGAAATAGAATTTATATGCTTGTACTTTTTGGGCTTATCTCTATTTTATCTTTTAAAGAATTTTTACAATTTGCCTATATCAAATATGACAATGAATTAATAATATCTAGTTTTATTGTAAATTTAGCTTTTTATATAGGTATTTATTTAAAGAATTTTTATATATTATTAATTTTATTTATTCTTATCTGTTTAAGATACTATAAAAGAGTCTTTATAATCTTTGCCTTTTTCATAACAACTTATTTGATAGGAAGTATAAGCTATATAGATGATTTAAACTTTATAATAAATTATTTAATTTTAATAGAATTAAATGATGTATTCCAATATATAAGTGGAAATCTTCTTGGTGAAAGAAAAATTACTCCTAATATCAGTCCAAATAAAACAGTTGAAGGACTTATTGGTGGAATAATACTTACTACTTTAACTGCAGCTCTATTAAAATATTTTGCTAATATAGATTTTCAAGTGAAATTTATACCTTATATCTGCTTAATAGGTTTTCTTGGAGATATTTTTATATCAGTTTTAAAAAGAAGAGTTAATTTAAAGGATTCTGGAAACTTACTTTTAGGACATGGAGGAATATTAGATAGAGTTGATAGTCTAATTTTTACAGCACCTTTAATATTGTTAATTTTTAAATTATAA
- a CDS encoding CDP-alcohol phosphatidyltransferase family protein has translation MDISIYKLKTKFQNLLMPICEKLVKLKITPNQITVTTVLLNIIFAGIICKFNNYNFLYLTVPLFLFLRMALNALDGMIANKFNQKTKIGVFYNEAGDVISDTIFFYIFLRVIRINEVYNLLFIFLSALSEYIGVVAVMVDNKRHYEGPMGKSDRAFLISLLAIIYFFVGNKYFDYIIILSTILLIFTIYNRVKSSLRGE, from the coding sequence ATGGATATTTCTATATATAAATTAAAAACAAAGTTTCAAAACTTGCTTATGCCCATTTGTGAAAAATTGGTAAAATTAAAAATCACTCCTAATCAAATAACAGTGACAACTGTCTTATTAAATATAATTTTTGCTGGAATAATCTGTAAATTTAATAACTATAATTTTTTATATTTAACAGTACCTCTATTTCTATTTTTAAGAATGGCATTAAATGCTTTAGATGGTATGATAGCTAATAAATTTAATCAAAAAACTAAAATAGGTGTTTTTTACAATGAAGCAGGAGATGTTATATCAGATACAATTTTCTTCTATATATTTTTAAGAGTTATTAGAATAAATGAAGTTTATAATCTTCTTTTTATATTCTTATCAGCTTTATCAGAATATATAGGAGTGGTTGCAGTAATGGTAGATAATAAAAGACATTATGAAGGACCTATGGGAAAAAGTGATAGAGCTTTCTTAATAAGTTTACTTGCCATTATTTATTTTTTTGTAGGAAATAAATATTTTGACTATATTATAATTTTATCTACAATTTTATTAATTTTTACAATATATAATAGAGTAAAATCTTCTTTAAGGGGTGAATAA
- a CDS encoding alpha/beta fold hydrolase — protein MENFYFNTFDGNKIFYRIWNFEKNKKTLIIIHRGHEHSERLNELAQDEKFLKYNIFAYDLRGHGYTETKTSPNAMDYVRDLASFVKHIKDKYQIKEEDIFIVANSIGGVILSAYVHDFAPNIAGMALLAPAFEIKLYIPFARQLVILLTKIKKDAKVMSYVKAKVLTHDVEEQNKYNSDKLINKEINARLLIDLADMGKRLVEDSMAIELPTIIFSAEKDYVVKNSAQKKFFLNLSSKKREFIELENFYHGIIFEIERQKVYKMLDDFIQDVFKNQNTELDTSPREFSRKEYERITLEEYPLNEKIFYSIQKFSMKTFGFLSKGMSLGLKYGFDSGISLDYIYKNQANGRLLIGKFIDRFYLNQIGWAGVRERKKNLLNLIEEKINNLGEENVKILDVAGGTGNYLFDIKEKYPKVEILINEFKKSNIEVGEEVIKKNNWENISFVNYDCFDKETYKKINYTPNIVIISGVFELFEDNNMLESTISGVAEILDKNGVVIYTGQPWHPQLKQIALVLNSHKGNDKSWLMRRRSEKELDSLFEKYNLKKERMLIDNNGIFTVSLAELR, from the coding sequence ATGGAAAATTTTTATTTTAATACTTTTGATGGAAATAAAATTTTTTATAGAATATGGAATTTTGAAAAAAATAAAAAAACTTTAATTATCATTCATAGAGGACATGAGCATTCAGAAAGATTAAATGAATTAGCACAAGATGAAAAATTTTTAAAATATAATATTTTTGCTTATGATTTAAGAGGTCATGGTTACACAGAAACTAAGACTTCTCCTAATGCTATGGATTATGTTAGAGATTTAGCTTCTTTTGTAAAACACATAAAAGATAAATATCAAATAAAAGAAGAAGATATTTTCATTGTTGCAAATAGTATAGGTGGTGTTATACTTTCTGCCTATGTTCATGATTTTGCACCAAATATAGCAGGTATGGCTTTACTTGCACCCGCCTTTGAAATAAAGCTTTATATTCCTTTTGCTAGACAGCTTGTTATATTGCTTACTAAAATTAAAAAAGATGCTAAGGTTATGAGTTATGTAAAAGCAAAAGTTTTAACTCATGATGTTGAAGAACAAAATAAATATAATTCTGATAAACTTATCAATAAAGAAATCAATGCTAGACTATTAATTGATTTAGCTGATATGGGAAAAAGATTAGTTGAAGATTCTATGGCAATAGAATTACCTACAATAATATTTTCTGCTGAAAAAGATTATGTTGTAAAAAATTCTGCACAAAAGAAATTCTTTTTAAATTTGTCTTCTAAAAAGAGGGAATTTATAGAGCTTGAAAATTTTTATCATGGAATAATTTTTGAAATAGAAAGACAAAAAGTATATAAAATGTTAGATGATTTTATACAAGATGTTTTTAAAAATCAAAATACTGAACTTGATACTTCTCCTAGAGAATTTTCAAGAAAGGAGTATGAGAGGATAACCTTAGAAGAATATCCATTAAATGAAAAAATTTTTTATTCTATACAAAAATTTTCAATGAAAACTTTTGGTTTTTTAAGTAAGGGTATGAGTTTAGGTTTAAAATATGGTTTTGACTCTGGAATTTCTCTTGACTATATTTATAAAAATCAAGCTAATGGAAGACTATTAATAGGAAAATTCATAGATAGATTCTATCTAAATCAAATTGGCTGGGCAGGAGTTAGAGAAAGAAAGAAAAATTTACTTAATTTAATAGAAGAAAAGATAAATAATTTAGGTGAAGAAAATGTTAAAATTTTAGATGTAGCTGGTGGAACTGGGAATTATTTATTTGATATTAAAGAAAAATATCCAAAAGTAGAGATTTTAATAAATGAATTTAAAAAATCAAATATTGAAGTTGGAGAAGAAGTTATTAAAAAAAATAATTGGGAAAATATATCTTTTGTAAACTATGACTGTTTTGACAAGGAAACTTATAAAAAAATAAATTACACACCTAATATAGTTATAATCTCAGGAGTTTTTGAACTTTTTGAAGATAATAATATGCTTGAAAGTACTATATCAGGAGTGGCAGAAATATTAGATAAAAATGGTGTTGTTATCTATACAGGTCAGCCTTGGCACCCTCAATTAAAGCAAATAGCTTTAGTTCTAAATAGCCATAAAGGAAATGATAAATCTTGGCTTATGAGAAGAAGAAGTGAAAAAGAGCTAGACAGTTTATTTGAAAAATATAATTTAAAAAAAGAAAGAATGTTAATTGATAATAATGGAATTTTTACAGTTTCATTAGCAGAATTGAGGTAG
- a CDS encoding cupin domain-containing protein: MVKIEIAKAIDFNQLINSKEAEVVSMRILNQSNSYISLFSLAKNEEITAEAMLGNRYYYCFNGSGEVSIENNKKLIKNGDFLEVLAHNNYSIKSSDTLKLIEIGEKIGDETMENQTLKMLEAASAFNLADCAEYKEGQIVSKNLVAKSNLVITIMSFWKGEALDPHKAPGDALVTVLDGEGKYIVDGKPFIVKKGESAVLPANIPHAVEAVENFKMMLTLVK, translated from the coding sequence ATGGTAAAAATAGAAATTGCAAAAGCTATTGATTTTAATCAACTTATAAATTCAAAAGAAGCTGAAGTTGTAAGTATGAGAATTCTGAATCAATCAAATAGTTATATTTCTTTATTTTCATTGGCTAAAAATGAAGAAATTACAGCTGAAGCTATGTTAGGAAATAGATATTATTATTGTTTTAATGGTAGTGGGGAAGTATCTATTGAAAATAATAAAAAACTTATTAAAAATGGTGATTTTTTAGAAGTTTTAGCTCATAATAACTATTCTATAAAATCATCTGATACTTTAAAACTTATTGAAATTGGAGAAAAAATAGGAGATGAGACTATGGAAAACCAAACTTTAAAAATGTTAGAAGCTGCAAGTGCTTTTAATCTTGCAGATTGTGCAGAATATAAAGAAGGACAAATTGTAAGTAAAAACTTAGTTGCAAAATCTAATTTAGTTATAACTATTATGTCATTTTGGAAAGGTGAAGCATTAGACCCACATAAAGCACCTGGTGATGCACTTGTTACTGTTCTTGATGGGGAAGGTAAATACATTGTTGATGGAAAACCTTTTATTGTAAAAAAAGGAGAAAGTGCAGTTTTACCTGCTAATATCCCCCATGCTGTTGAAGCAGTAGAAAACTTTAAAATGATGTTAACACTTGTAAAATAA
- a CDS encoding single-stranded DNA-binding protein, giving the protein MNVVVLNGRLTRDPELKFGQSGKAYSRFSIAVDRPFQSSTDKNSQTADFINCVAFGKTAEFIGEYFRKGRKILLNGRLQMSQYESEGKKVTTYVVIADSVEFGESKASSGASDTSSYGHSESKSTNNVMETPVFDEASSNDMGVPAEIDDEFPF; this is encoded by the coding sequence ATGAATGTAGTTGTTTTAAATGGAAGACTTACAAGAGACCCTGAATTAAAATTCGGACAAAGTGGGAAAGCATACTCAAGGTTTTCAATAGCAGTTGATAGACCTTTTCAATCTAGCACTGATAAAAATTCTCAAACTGCTGACTTTATAAATTGTGTTGCTTTTGGAAAAACAGCAGAATTTATTGGAGAATATTTTAGAAAAGGAAGAAAAATTTTACTTAATGGAAGATTACAAATGAGTCAATATGAATCAGAAGGTAAAAAAGTAACTACTTATGTTGTTATTGCTGATTCAGTAGAATTTGGAGAATCTAAAGCAAGTAGTGGAGCATCAGATACTTCATCTTATGGGCATAGTGAGAGTAAATCAACTAATAATGTAATGGAAACACCAGTTTTTGATGAAGCTTCTTCTAATGATATGGGAGTACCTGCTGAAATTGATGATGAGTTTCCATTCTAG
- a CDS encoding cob(I)yrinic acid a,c-diamide adenosyltransferase translates to MEDKKYVNITKVYTKRGDKGETDLLGGSVARKDSLKVESYGCVDEASSFIGVARYYCKNKVIKERLKEIQNKLLVLGGFLASDAKGKEIMKDQIKEDDIKLLEEYIDEYNQKLPPLTHFILPGDDEVAAHFHVARTVVRRAERRIVSLTSQEPDLNPLIQKYVNRLSDLMFVLARYSEEVENKKWKSSNLNI, encoded by the coding sequence ATGGAAGATAAAAAATATGTAAATATAACAAAAGTATATACAAAAAGAGGAGATAAAGGAGAAACTGATTTACTAGGTGGAAGTGTAGCTAGAAAAGACAGTTTAAAGGTTGAATCTTATGGTTGTGTTGATGAGGCTTCTTCTTTTATTGGAGTTGCAAGATACTATTGTAAAAACAAAGTTATAAAAGAAAGATTAAAAGAAATACAAAATAAATTATTGGTGCTTGGTGGTTTCCTAGCTAGTGATGCAAAAGGTAAAGAAATTATGAAGGATCAAATAAAAGAGGATGATATTAAGTTATTGGAAGAATATATAGATGAGTACAATCAAAAATTACCTCCATTAACACATTTTATTTTACCTGGTGATGATGAAGTAGCAGCTCATTTTCATGTAGCAAGAACTGTTGTAAGAAGAGCTGAAAGAAGAATAGTTTCTCTTACATCACAAGAACCTGATTTAAATCCACTTATTCAAAAATATGTAAACAGATTATCTGACTTAATGTTTGTTTTAGCAAGATACTCAGAGGAAGTAGAAAACAAAAAATGGAAGTCTTCAAACTTAAATATCTAA
- a CDS encoding ATP-binding cassette domain-containing protein gives MIATASLGMRFSGRKLFEDVNLKFTPGNCYGVIGANGAGKSTFVKILSGELEATEGEVIFDKNKRMSVLKQDHFQYEDEEVLNVVLMGNKKLWDIMVEKNAIYAKTDFTDEDGIRAAELEGEFAELNGWDAETEAETLLMGLKIGADLHHKLMKELTEPEKVKVLLAQALFGEPDVLLLDEPTNGLDVKAISWLENFIMGLENSTVIVVSHDRHFLNKVCTHITDIDYGKIKMYVGNYDFWYESNELMKTLINNKNKKLEQKRQELQEFIARFSANASKSKQATSRKKQLEKLQLEDMQMSNRKYPFIEFKPEREAGNNLLKVENLSKTIDGVKVLDNISFTIETGDKVVFLAKNDLVKTTLLSILAGEIELDSGTYTWGVTTSQAYMPRDNSEYFNNTDVNLIDWLRPYSPDEHEAFIRGFLGRMLFSGDETLKKVSVLSGGEKVRCMLSKLMLSGANVLLFDNPSDHLDLESITSLNKALIKFKGTILFGAHDHEFIQTVANRIIEITPKGLVDKVTTYDEYLEDETIQARLDEMYN, from the coding sequence ATGATAGCAACAGCTAGTCTTGGAATGAGATTTTCTGGTAGAAAATTATTTGAAGATGTAAATTTAAAATTTACTCCTGGGAACTGTTATGGAGTTATAGGAGCTAATGGGGCAGGTAAATCAACATTTGTTAAAATTCTTTCAGGAGAATTAGAAGCAACTGAGGGAGAAGTTATATTTGATAAAAATAAAAGAATGTCTGTTTTAAAACAAGACCACTTCCAATATGAAGACGAAGAAGTTTTAAATGTTGTTCTTATGGGTAATAAAAAATTATGGGATATTATGGTAGAAAAAAATGCTATTTATGCTAAAACTGATTTCACAGATGAAGATGGAATAAGAGCAGCAGAACTTGAAGGAGAATTTGCTGAACTTAATGGTTGGGATGCAGAAACAGAAGCAGAAACTTTACTTATGGGATTAAAAATTGGAGCAGACCTACATCATAAATTGATGAAAGAATTAACTGAGCCAGAAAAGGTTAAAGTTTTACTTGCACAAGCACTTTTTGGAGAACCTGATGTTTTACTTTTAGATGAGCCTACAAACGGACTTGATGTAAAAGCAATAAGCTGGTTAGAAAACTTTATCATGGGACTTGAAAATTCAACAGTTATTGTAGTATCACATGACAGACACTTTTTAAATAAAGTTTGTACTCATATTACAGATATAGACTATGGAAAAATTAAAATGTATGTTGGAAACTATGATTTCTGGTATGAATCAAATGAACTTATGAAAACTTTAATCAATAATAAGAATAAAAAATTAGAACAAAAAAGACAAGAATTACAAGAATTTATTGCTAGATTTAGTGCCAATGCTTCTAAGTCTAAACAAGCAACTTCAAGAAAGAAACAATTAGAAAAATTACAACTTGAAGATATGCAAATGTCTAATAGAAAATATCCATTTATTGAATTTAAACCTGAAAGAGAAGCAGGAAATAACCTGTTAAAAGTTGAAAATCTTTCAAAAACTATTGATGGAGTAAAAGTTTTAGATAATATTTCTTTTACAATAGAAACAGGAGATAAAGTTGTTTTCCTAGCTAAAAATGACTTGGTAAAAACTACTTTATTATCTATTTTAGCAGGTGAAATTGAACTTGATTCAGGAACTTACACTTGGGGAGTTACAACTAGTCAAGCATATATGCCAAGAGATAATAGTGAATATTTTAATAATACAGATGTGAACTTAATTGATTGGTTAAGACCATATTCACCAGATGAACATGAAGCATTTATTAGAGGATTCTTAGGAAGAATGTTATTCTCAGGAGATGAAACTCTTAAGAAAGTATCTGTATTATCTGGGGGAGAAAAAGTTAGATGTATGTTATCTAAATTAATGCTTTCAGGAGCTAATGTACTTTTATTTGATAACCCAAGTGACCACTTGGATTTGGAATCAATAACTTCATTAAATAAAGCTTTAATAAAATTTAAAGGTACTATTTTGTTTGGAGCTCATGACCATGAGTTTATACAAACTGTTGCCAATAGAATTATTGAAATAACTCCAAAGGGACTTGTAGATAAGGTAACAACTTATGATGAATATTTAGAAGATGAAACTATCCAAGCTAGATTAGATGAAATGTACAACTAA
- a CDS encoding SDR family oxidoreductase: protein MKKILIMGGNQFVGKEIVKKFLGKDYTVYVLNRGTRKNIEEVIFLKVDRDNFIEMENILKNIDVDIIIDVSAYTEEQVNILHKVMKNKFKQYILISSASVYNNIEYTPVNEESHTGENLIWGDYAKNKYLAEKKTIENSKIYNFKYTIFRPFYIYGIGNNLDRENYFFSRIKYNLPVFIPSKNNIIQFGYIEDLVLAIESSIENSDFYNQIFNISGDEYVTMSEFAEICGKVINKKTMIEYINTEENKIKARDWFPFREVNLFGDISKLENTGFRNTFSLVQGLEKTYKYNDKNNLILKPVLHKIEIEN from the coding sequence ATGAAAAAAATTTTAATTATGGGAGGAAATCAATTCGTAGGAAAAGAAATAGTGAAAAAATTTTTAGGAAAAGATTATACAGTTTATGTTTTAAATAGAGGGACAAGAAAAAATATTGAAGAAGTAATATTTTTAAAAGTAGATAGAGATAACTTTATTGAAATGGAAAATATTTTAAAAAATATAGATGTAGACATTATTATTGATGTTTCAGCTTATACAGAGGAACAGGTTAATATACTACATAAAGTTATGAAAAATAAATTTAAACAATATATTTTAATAAGTAGTGCTTCTGTTTACAATAATATAGAATATACTCCTGTAAATGAAGAAAGTCACACAGGTGAAAATTTAATATGGGGAGATTATGCTAAAAATAAATATTTGGCAGAAAAGAAAACTATTGAAAATTCTAAAATATATAATTTTAAATACACTATATTTAGACCTTTCTATATTTATGGAATAGGAAATAATTTAGATAGGGAAAATTACTTTTTTTCAAGAATAAAATATAATTTACCTGTTTTTATTCCTAGTAAAAATAATATAATTCAGTTTGGTTATATTGAAGATTTAGTCTTAGCAATAGAAAGCTCAATAGAGAATTCAGATTTTTATAATCAAATTTTTAATATTTCTGGTGATGAATATGTTACTATGAGTGAATTTGCAGAAATTTGTGGAAAAGTTATAAATAAAAAGACAATGATAGAATATATTAATACAGAAGAAAATAAAATAAAGGCAAGAGATTGGTTTCCATTTAGAGAAGTTAATCTTTTTGGAGATATATCAAAATTAGAAAATACAGGTTTTAGAAACACATTTTCTTTAGTACAAGGTTTAGAAAAAACATATAAATATAATGATAAAAATAATTTAATTTTAAAACCAGTTCTACACAAAATAGAAATAGAAAATTAA